Within Deltaproteobacteria bacterium, the genomic segment GGGCCCGGTGCTCGTGCAGGGCGCGCTGATCGACGTCGACGGAGCGACCGGCCGCGCTACGGCGATCCGTCGCGTACAGGAGCGGGTGGCGGCGTGACGCCGGCGGCGCAGCTCGCGGCGCTGCGGCGCGGCGTGGTGAGCATCCTGCCCGAGGACGAACTGCACGCGCGGCTCGAGACCGGCAAACCGTTGCGCGTGAAGCTCGGGGTCGATCCGACCGCCCCTGACATTCACCTGGGGCACACGGTGCCGTTGGTGAAGTTGCGCCAGTTCCAGGACCTCGGGCACGAGGCGGTGCTCATCATCGGCGACTTCACGGCGCTCATCGGCGACCCGAGCGGACGCTCGACCACCCGGCCGGTCCTGGGGCGGGCGGAGATCGAGGCCAACGCGCGCACCTTCACCGAGCAGGTGTTCAAGATCCTGGACCGCTCGCGGACCGAGGTGCGTCACAACGGCGAGTGGCTCTCGAAGCTGTCGCTCGAAGACGTCGTGCGCCTAACCGCCACGATGACCGTCGCCCGCATGCTGGAGCGGGACGACTTCCGGCAGCGTTACGCGGCGGGTACGCCGATCGGGTTGCACGAGTTCCTCTATCCCCTCCTCCAGGGGTACGACTCGGTCGCGGTGCGCGCGGACGTGGAGCTCGGCGGCACCGATCAGACGTTCAACCTCCTGGTGGGCCGGGACCTGCAGCGCGACGCGGGGCAGGCGGGGCAGGTGGCCGTCATCCTGCCGCTGCTCGAGGGCACCGACGGGGTGCAGAAGATGTCCAAGAGCCTGGGCAACCACATCGGCATCGCCGAGCCGCCCGAAGAGATGTACGGCAAGGTGATGTCGCTCAGCGACGCGCTCATGCTGCGCTACTACGAGCTGCTGAGCCGGGCCGACGCGGAGCAGCGGGAAGGGGTGCGGCACGGCCGCGTCCACCCCATGGAGGCGAAGAAGGCGCTGGCGACCGAGCTGGTCGAGCGTTTTCATGGTCGGGCCGCTGCCGAGGCCGCGGCGCAGTTCTTCGAGGAGCGGTTCCAGAAGCGCACGGCGCACCGGCCGAAGCCCGTGCGCCTCGCCACCCGGGCGGACGAGGTGTGGATCTGCCAGCTGATGAAGGACGTGCGCTTCGCACCCTCGACCAGCGAGGCCCGGCGGCTGGTGCTGCAGGGCGCGGTCAGGGTCGACGGCCGGCCGGTCGGCATCGACTATCGGTTCCGGCGCGGGCGGGATCGCCTGCTGGAAGTGGGCCGCCGCCGGCTGGCGGAGATCACGTTCGGGGAACCCGAGTGAACCCGCTTCTCGGATCCGCAGCGGGAGGGCCAGGGCGGTCCCAGCCGGCGAGGTCGTGGGTGCAGTTCGGCCCCCGACCGCCGCGGCATCGCCCTGAGCTCACGCAATGGCGGGACCGCCGGGCGCTTGACACCTTGCGGCAGGCCGTCTATAAGATTTGGTCTGCCCGCAGCAGTACCGGTCTTTGAAAACTAAATAGTAGCGCCCCTTTTCCAAACTTTTTCGAAGTGCGGAGAGGGTCCCAAGCGTAGTGATCGCGGACAACGCAAGACTGCTTTGTCCGGGCCAGGTTGGCGGATGCCTGCTTCGATTCGTCCGCCCTCGGCACCCTGCGGTGCTGGGGGCACTCCAGTTCAACTGGAGAGTTTGATCCTGGCTCAGAACGAACGCTGGCGGCGTGCCTAACACATGCAAGTCGCGCGAGAAAAGGGGGGCAACTCCCTGAGTAAAGCGGCGAACGGGTGAGTAACACGTAGGTGACCTACCTTCGAGTCCAGAATAACCTACCGAAAGGTGGGCTAATGCCAGATATGACCACGGGGACTTCGGTCTCTGCGGTGAAAGGTGGCCTCTGCTTGCAAGCTACCGCTCGAAGATGGGCCTGCGCGCCATTAGCTAGTTGGTGAGGTAACGGCTCACCAAGGCGATGATGGCTAGCTGGTCTGAGAGGATGGCCAGCCACACTGGGACTGAAACACGGCCCAGACTCCTACGGGAGGCAGCAGTGGGGGATATTGCGCAATGGGCGAAAGCCTGACGCAGCGACGCCGCGTGGGTGATGAAGGCCTTCGGGTCGTAAAGCCCTGTCGAGGGGAAAGAAACGGCCCCGACCCAATACGTCGGGGCCCTGACGGTACCCCTAAAGGAAGCACCGGCTAACTCCGTGCCAGCAGCCGCGGTAATACGGAGGGTGCGAGCGTTGTTCGG encodes:
- a CDS encoding tyrosine--tRNA ligase: MTPAAQLAALRRGVVSILPEDELHARLETGKPLRVKLGVDPTAPDIHLGHTVPLVKLRQFQDLGHEAVLIIGDFTALIGDPSGRSTTRPVLGRAEIEANARTFTEQVFKILDRSRTEVRHNGEWLSKLSLEDVVRLTATMTVARMLERDDFRQRYAAGTPIGLHEFLYPLLQGYDSVAVRADVELGGTDQTFNLLVGRDLQRDAGQAGQVAVILPLLEGTDGVQKMSKSLGNHIGIAEPPEEMYGKVMSLSDALMLRYYELLSRADAEQREGVRHGRVHPMEAKKALATELVERFHGRAAAEAAAQFFEERFQKRTAHRPKPVRLATRADEVWICQLMKDVRFAPSTSEARRLVLQGAVRVDGRPVGIDYRFRRGRDRLLEVGRRRLAEITFGEPE